CTCGCGTGCTCGGCGGGAAGTCGGTGTCGGCGCAAGCCCGCCCCTCGTCGGCCGACCTGCGACGGCCAACGGCTCCGCCATGGGCCGATTCCTTCCCCTACTGCTCTTCGCGAACCATGGCTGCGGTTCCCGCCACGTCGGCCTCCGCACAATGGGACATCTCCAACTCCTTCTCCAGCCCCATGAATGCCTCCATTTCACGAGGCCTGGAGGTTTCACGCCCCCAGGGAGTCCGGCACGACAAGGCACGGTGAACGCATACGTGGACTGGGCAGAGCTGCGGAGGAGAACGTCCAATTTTGACGTGTTCGTCCACCAGACGGGAGCATCACTCGAGCGGCCCCGTCAGCGGCCCTCCTCCGCCCCTCCGCTCCAGCCCTCACCCTCAACTGGGCCTCTATCCCGCCTATACGTCGTTGGGCGCCTCCGGGTTGCGGACCAGGACGCGCACGGAGGTGCTGCCTTCCGCCAGCAGCGCTCGGGCCGTGGCTCCGCCCTGTCGCCCCGTGACGGCGGTGACGAGGACAGTCTGGTGACGACTCATCGGCAGCTCCTTGGAAGTGGGGGGAGCCCCACCGCTTGTGTTCGCGTTGACTACGGAGGGGTCCCCCATTTGCCAAGGAAAAGGGGCGGACAAATGCCTTTCAAAATCCGGAGCGCCGGCCTCCATTCATCTGGCGACGCTGCCCACGCCGTCTGGAGGAACACCTTGAGCCTGCTGCTTGCCCTGAGTCTGGTCGCGCCCACGTCGCTTGCCCAATCGCCGTCCTCGCCCCGTGATGAGACCGTGCGGGTGCGCATCGAGACGGACGCCCCCGAGGTCAGCCTCTTCCGCGTCACGAGCGAGGGATACGGCACCGTCGCCACCACGGGAGGTACGGGCACCGTGGGCATCGTCCACTACCAGCGCGAGTGCACGATGCCCTGCGACGTCACCCTTCGCGACCCGACGACGGACTTCTTCATTGCGGGGTCTGGCATCACGCCCTCACGGCGATTCACGCTGTTGGACCACGGGCGGGATGTGTCCCTGAAGGTCGACCCGGGCAGCTCCGGACTGCGAACCACCGGCTGGCTCGCCACCATCTTCGGCGTCTCCCTGGCGGTCGCGGGTGGGGTGGCGATGGCCCTCGACGGCACGGTGTCCTCCGATTCATCCCTTCCGAAGGACAACACCTTGCGCAAGATGGGCATGGGCTCGCTGATTGGTGGCGGCGCACTGGTGGCGATTGGACTCCCCCTCTTCATCTTCAACGGGACGGATGTGAAGCTCGCGCCGAACAAGCTGACGGGGAACCGGGGATTCGACCTCTGATACAGAGGTCCCCCGGATGAGCCACCTCCAGCGCGCCCGCGTGTCCTCATGACCCCACCCCTCTTCCTAGGGGTGGTCCTCCCGCTCCTCGCCACCGCGTCGCCAGCGCCTTCGTCGGCGCGGTGGGGACTGCATTGGAATGCGCCCTCGGAGTGCATCCAGGCGGCGCCCCTGGCGCGCGCGGTGGAGGCTCGCCTGGGACGCTCCGTGTTCGGGGCCCTGCCGGATGTGCTCATCCATGGCGTGCTGGAGCCGGCGTCCTCGTCGGGGTGGTCCGCGAGGCTCACGCTCGTGGACGCTCGGGGTACCGTCCTGGGCAGCCGCGACATCGACTCCGCCACGCCCACGTGCGCGGACATTGAGCGTCGGCTCGTGCTGGTCCTCGCATTGATGATCGACCCGGAGGCCCTGCGTCCCCGGGAGCCCGCCCCGGTGCCCTCGGAGGTCGTGCCTCCCGCCGAGGAGGCACCACCGCTCCCCGAAGCGCCCGACACGACGGTGGAGGAGGACGTCCCAGTCGAGGAATCATCCCCACCGACTCGCGCGGCGCCGTGGCCGGGTCGCTCGACGGTGTCCGTCTCCGCGCTGACGACGACGGGGTTCTCGGACGGCCTCGCATGGGGAGGCCGCGTCGGCTGGCGGGGGGCGGGGAGCATGACGTGGCTCGTGGGGCTCTCCGTGGTGCCCTGGGCCCGCTCGGAGCTCGAGGACGGGCGGGTGGACCTGATGCTGGCGACGCCCGAGGTGGGGCTGTGTCCGCTGGTGGTGGGCGGCTCCCGATGGGAGGTGTCCACGTGCGCGGCGGCGGCGTTCTCGTTCGTAATGGCGGACTCAAAGGGTCCGGCGGTGGACGAGGTGGACTTGCTCATCCGAGGTGACGCGGTGGCGCGAGCCCACTTGGAGCTGCGACTGGGGAGCGCCACCGCGTTGCATGTGGGGGGCGGCGCCGCGGTGGGGTGGCTGCGTCCCATGTTGCCGATGACCTCCGCCTGGGAGGGGCGTTTGGGGGCGCCGTTGCGCGCGTTCGTCGAGCTGGGCCTGTCGTTCCGGGGGCCCTGAGTTACCGGGGGCGGGTAGCGCTTCACCTGGCGCCGGGAAGCTCACTAGAGTCCGCCAGCCCCGGACTCCCGCGCGATGCCCCCCCTTCCCCAAGCCCTGCCCGCTCCCGAAAGGGCGGAACCGCTCGACTTCGAGCGGGTGCATGCCCAGCACGCGGCCTTCGTGTGGCGCACGCTGCGGCGCATGGGCGTGAGGGAGGCGGACCTGGAGGACGTCTGCCAGGAGGCATTCCTGGTGGTCCATCGCCGTCTCCCCGAGTTCGACCCGCGCGCGCCCGTGGCCGCGTGGCTCTTCGGCATCTGCATGCGATTGGCCTCGGACCATCGCAAGCGGGCCCACGTCCGGCGGGAGACCCCCGTCGCGGAGACTCCTGACGAGGCCCGTCCCCCCGAGCAGCTCGAGTCCGTGGCGCGCACGCAGGCGCGGGCCCGGTTGGACCGCATCCTGGATGCGCTCGACGAGGACAAGCGGGCGGTGTTCGTCCTCTTCGAAATCGAGCAGTGGGCCATGGCCGACGTGGCCCAGGCGGTGGGGTGCCCCGTGCAGACCGCCTACGCGCGGCTGTACGCTGCGCGCAAGCAGGTCCAGGAGGCCGTGGCCCGGCTGCAAGGAGGCGAGAGATGAGGACGCCCGAGCCCGTGCGACTCCTGGACGAGTCCTCCGATGCCTCGCCCGAGCTGCGCGAGCTGCTGGGCTCCGCCCTGGACGATGGGCCCTCGGCCGCGCAGCTGGCGTCCCTCGCGGCCCGATTGGCGCCCCTCCAGCCGCCCCCGCCCCCTGCGGCTCCCTCACCGGCTCCGGTGGCGCCCGCGTCCGAGCCGCTCGCGGGTGGCGCGACGGTGGCCACGGGCCTCAAGCTCAAGGTGCTCGTGGGCGTGGCCGCGCTCACGGGGGCCGTGGGCTCCTTCCAGGCGGGCCGCGTCTACGAGCGCGCACAGCCTCCGACGGTCGCCCAGGCCCAGCGGGAGACGCCTCCGGTGGAGCGTCCACGGAGCGAGGTGCCCGCCGAGGTCGTCGTGTCGGCGCCCCCCGTTCCCGAAGCGCCCACTCCGCGTCCCGAGCCCGCCGCCCCCATCGTGGAGCGTGCGCCGGCTCCCGTCGCGCCTCGGACGAGCCCGCCGCAAGCCCTCCAGAAGCCTGTCGTGGAGCCGCCGCCGGAAGCTCGCGCCACGAGCCCGGAGGACGAGGAGCTGCTGCTCATCGATGACGCCCACCGTGCCCTCCAGCGAGGCGCCGCCGAGGAGGCCCTCT
The window above is part of the Myxococcus virescens genome. Proteins encoded here:
- a CDS encoding RNA polymerase sigma factor, whose protein sequence is MPPLPQALPAPERAEPLDFERVHAQHAAFVWRTLRRMGVREADLEDVCQEAFLVVHRRLPEFDPRAPVAAWLFGICMRLASDHRKRAHVRRETPVAETPDEARPPEQLESVARTQARARLDRILDALDEDKRAVFVLFEIEQWAMADVAQAVGCPVQTAYARLYAARKQVQEAVARLQGGER
- a CDS encoding NmrA family NAD(P)-binding protein, which codes for MSRHQTVLVTAVTGRQGGATARALLAEGSTSVRVLVRNPEAPNDV